From Bacteroidota bacterium, the proteins below share one genomic window:
- a CDS encoding HIT domain-containing protein, which produces MERLYSPWRSAYIDTFKGKAEKEEGCIFCNALNGTDDEKRLMIYRGKEAFVIMNLYPYNSGHLMIVPNRHTADFASLTPGETAECSLLLQTAQKALHEMSAPHGYNLGMNLGRAGGAGIDDHLHWHIVPRWNGDTNFMPTIADVKLVSEDMHRQRATLAQLFARLLA; this is translated from the coding sequence ATGGAGCGACTCTATTCACCCTGGCGCAGCGCCTACATCGACACCTTCAAAGGCAAGGCCGAGAAGGAAGAAGGGTGTATCTTCTGCAATGCATTGAACGGAACGGACGACGAGAAGCGATTGATGATTTACCGTGGGAAAGAGGCGTTCGTCATCATGAACCTCTATCCGTATAATAGCGGCCACCTGATGATCGTCCCCAACCGCCACACCGCCGACTTCGCTTCGCTGACTCCCGGCGAAACGGCAGAATGCTCCTTGCTCCTGCAGACCGCCCAAAAAGCGCTGCATGAGATGTCCGCGCCACACGGATACAACCTCGGCATGAACCTCGGCCGCGCCGGCGGAGCGGGGATCGATGACCATCTGCACTGGCACATCGTTCCGCGCTGGAACGGCGATACCAACTTCATGCCCACGATCGCCGACGTCAAACTGGTGTCGGAAGACATGCACCGCCAGCGCGCCACACTGGCTCAACTGTTCGCCCGTCTGCTCGCGTAG
- a CDS encoding branched-chain amino acid ABC transporter permease, giving the protein MRPQLIFVIAFAVLVGLSFVTGQLDPYFYTVLIFIGINMTMATSLNLINGFTGQFSLGHAGFMGVGAYISAICSTFLTTHGMAASGMSGDIVMLISLLMGGLVAALTGLAVGIPSLRLKGDYLAIVTLGFNEIIRVLIQNIDFKIGGTSYVGGARGFAVPQLASFLWVFGIALVAIYFVENLINSTYGRGFLAVRDDEVAAEAMGVNTTGFKVRAFVIGSFFAGIGGGLFAHFIQYITPDNFTFLKSIEIVVMVILGGMGSTYGVLLAAIILTILPEALREFSEYRMIIYSLMLIVLMILRPQGLFGTETINRVFAKRKAAAKGA; this is encoded by the coding sequence ATGCGACCGCAACTCATCTTCGTCATCGCCTTCGCCGTGCTGGTCGGACTCTCGTTCGTCACCGGACAGCTCGACCCGTACTTCTACACGGTGCTGATCTTCATCGGCATTAACATGACGATGGCGACGAGCCTGAACCTCATCAACGGGTTCACGGGCCAGTTCTCGCTCGGTCATGCAGGCTTCATGGGCGTCGGTGCGTATATCTCCGCGATCTGCTCGACGTTCCTTACGACTCACGGCATGGCCGCATCGGGTATGAGCGGCGATATCGTGATGCTGATTTCACTGTTGATGGGTGGGCTTGTGGCGGCGCTGACAGGGCTTGCCGTGGGTATCCCGAGTCTGCGATTGAAAGGCGACTACCTCGCTATTGTCACCCTCGGCTTTAACGAGATCATCCGCGTGCTGATACAGAACATCGACTTTAAGATCGGCGGCACTTCGTATGTCGGCGGTGCGCGCGGCTTTGCTGTGCCGCAGCTTGCTTCGTTCTTGTGGGTGTTTGGTATTGCACTTGTCGCGATCTACTTTGTCGAGAACCTGATTAACTCGACCTACGGCCGCGGCTTCCTCGCGGTGCGCGACGATGAAGTCGCCGCCGAGGCGATGGGCGTGAACACGACGGGTTTCAAAGTGCGCGCATTTGTCATCGGCTCGTTCTTCGCGGGCATCGGTGGCGGACTCTTCGCACACTTCATCCAATACATCACCCCCGATAACTTCACATTTCTGAAGTCGATCGAGATCGTGGTGATGGTGATCCTTGGCGGCATGGGCTCGACGTATGGCGTCCTGCTGGCAGCAATTATCCTGACGATCTTGCCCGAAGCACTGCGAGAGTTTTCGGAATATCGAATGATCATCTACTCCCTGATGCTCATCGTTCTGATGATCCTGCGTCCGCAGGGGCTCTTCGGGACCGAAACGATCAATCGTGTCTTCGCAAAGCGGAAGGCCGCAGCGAAGGGAGCGTAA
- a CDS encoding branched-chain amino acid ABC transporter permease, translating into MGELLQQLVNGISLGAIYALIALGYTMIYGVLRFINFAHGDVFMVGAFSGYFVANAISHVLPVGSPLAAVVVFLAAMTICALLGATIEYLAYRPLRSRPKLTVLITAIGVSLFLEYLSQLLFGATPRGFPEIISNEPFIKTKLVSLDIVGAVVIVTSLVLMYALRVIVMKTKIGTAMRAVSYNQQAASLMGINISKVITFTFMTGSALAAAGGVLYGASYPSIDPLMGILPGLKAFVAAVLGGIGNIPGAALGAFIIGIVESFIGGTFLSTYRDAIVFAILIGILIFKPSGILGRNEVEKV; encoded by the coding sequence ATGGGGGAATTACTCCAGCAGTTAGTTAATGGCATATCGCTCGGCGCGATTTACGCGCTGATTGCGCTGGGCTATACGATGATCTACGGCGTGCTGCGCTTTATCAATTTTGCGCATGGCGACGTGTTCATGGTGGGCGCCTTTAGCGGCTATTTCGTCGCGAACGCGATCTCACACGTTCTGCCGGTCGGCTCACCGCTGGCGGCCGTCGTCGTGTTCCTTGCGGCCATGACGATCTGCGCGCTGCTCGGAGCGACGATCGAATACCTCGCCTATCGCCCGCTACGTTCGCGGCCCAAGCTGACGGTGCTTATCACGGCCATTGGCGTCTCGCTGTTCCTGGAGTATTTGTCCCAGCTCCTCTTTGGTGCAACCCCGCGTGGATTTCCTGAGATCATCTCGAACGAGCCGTTCATCAAAACGAAGCTCGTATCGCTCGATATTGTGGGCGCTGTGGTGATCGTCACGTCACTCGTGTTGATGTACGCGCTGCGCGTGATCGTCATGAAGACCAAGATCGGTACTGCCATGCGTGCCGTCAGCTACAACCAGCAGGCCGCAAGCCTGATGGGCATTAATATCTCGAAGGTCATTACCTTCACGTTCATGACGGGCAGCGCACTCGCTGCGGCAGGCGGTGTGCTCTATGGCGCATCGTACCCGAGCATCGATCCGCTCATGGGCATCCTGCCCGGCCTGAAGGCGTTCGTCGCCGCCGTGCTTGGCGGCATCGGGAACATCCCGGGCGCGGCGCTCGGAGCGTTCATCATCGGCATCGTCGAGAGCTTCATCGGTGGCACGTTTCTGTCGACCTATCGCGATGCGATCGTATTCGCGATCCTGATCGGCATCCTGATCTTCAAGCCAAGCGGCATCTTAGGACGTAACGAAGTGGAGAAAGTCTGA
- a CDS encoding T9SS type A sorting domain-containing protein: MSKRLLIFLSLIVVATSAGAQTQHSRITMTVLGSPNQSANSICDISPDDSLYLYVRAMYCWKGVDNRKAMDTCRLYVERHPFATKLPGEVLGAIGNAMGFVSSLPRFSRADWIDSYNWLLKVQPLNLEPAYQYHIYQALANNLSELDLNEAANLWWNMTFMFPDTGDVSTFWRQIRSIRNFQAWIPQDTTPFHRLSFPLQPMPGGTSDGIAESEAAVSFSVYPNPVTDATTIHYEIPTTGTVSISVYDLLGNERKALISGLRDNGKYSIPLDRVGLAPGSYYVRLSYGNTVLTRKIIVGE, from the coding sequence ATGTCGAAACGACTCCTTATCTTCTTATCTCTGATCGTTGTTGCAACGTCTGCCGGAGCTCAAACTCAGCACTCGCGCATAACGATGACTGTGCTGGGTTCACCGAATCAAAGTGCGAACTCTATCTGCGATATTTCACCTGATGACAGTTTATATCTCTACGTCAGGGCCATGTACTGCTGGAAAGGCGTCGATAACAGAAAAGCGATGGATACCTGTAGGCTTTATGTCGAACGTCATCCCTTTGCGACGAAACTGCCTGGTGAAGTGCTCGGTGCCATAGGCAATGCAATGGGTTTTGTAAGCTCATTACCACGTTTTTCAAGAGCTGACTGGATCGATAGTTATAATTGGCTCCTGAAAGTACAACCGTTAAATTTGGAGCCTGCATACCAGTATCATATCTACCAAGCACTTGCAAACAACCTAAGCGAGTTAGATCTGAACGAGGCGGCAAATCTCTGGTGGAACATGACCTTCATGTTTCCCGATACCGGCGACGTGTCGACCTTCTGGCGCCAAATCCGTTCTATTCGAAACTTCCAGGCATGGATTCCACAAGATACAACTCCCTTCCATCGACTCTCTTTCCCGTTGCAACCGATGCCGGGCGGGACTTCGGACGGCATCGCAGAATCCGAAGCCGCAGTATCCTTCTCCGTTTACCCGAACCCGGTAACCGACGCAACAACCATCCACTATGAGATCCCAACGACCGGGACTGTTTCCATTTCCGTCTACGATCTGCTTGGGAATGAACGGAAGGCTCTGATTTCAGGGCTCAGGGATAATGGAAAATATTCGATCCCTCTTGACCGCGTGGGGCTGGCACCAGGGTCGTATTATGTTCGGCTCTCGTACGGAAATACCGTCCTGACGCGGAAGATCATTGTTGGGGAGTGA
- the tnpA gene encoding IS200/IS605 family transposase produces MSHSLGAIYVHIIFGTKHRADVLTPELHTEFTRLITPIIHGHGGRLISDGGMPDHVHLLVDLGRETSVAALLREIKARSAVWLSKRTGTQFSWQIGYGAFSVSPSSLRRVARYIERQEEHHTHQDYQQEARWMHAQAEHP; encoded by the coding sequence ATGTCACATTCGCTCGGGGCGATATACGTCCATATCATTTTCGGCACCAAACACCGTGCGGACGTCCTGACGCCGGAGCTCCATACCGAATTCACGAGGCTCATCACGCCGATCATCCACGGCCACGGCGGCCGCCTCATCTCGGACGGAGGAATGCCGGACCACGTCCATTTGCTCGTCGACCTCGGGCGCGAAACGTCGGTCGCCGCATTGCTGCGCGAGATCAAAGCTCGCTCGGCGGTGTGGTTATCGAAACGAACGGGCACCCAATTCTCGTGGCAGATCGGTTACGGGGCGTTCAGTGTCAGTCCGAGCAGTCTTCGTCGGGTCGCACGATACATCGAACGCCAAGAAGAACACCACACACACCAAGATTACCAACAGGAAGCCCGCTGGATGCACGCACAAGCTGAACATCCGTAA
- a CDS encoding ABC transporter substrate-binding protein has translation MKRLSFLAVALLSGAALLSSCKKEGGAGGDKIIIGEYASMTGQTATFGQSVHNGAVLAIDELNQSGGVLGKQIELQSEDDQSKTEDATAAVQKLINRNKVMALLGEVASSRSKAGGPIAQAAKIPMISPASTNEDVTKIGDYIFRVCFIDPFQGNALANFSMKSLGAKRAAVLTDVKQDYSMGLATSFRETFRKNGGDIVSEQSYSSGDKDFRAALTSIRATNPDVIFIPGYYSEVSLIVRQARELGINVPLLGGDGWDSPELTKGAEKEFMNTYFSNHFSTEDPDPAVQNFVKKYHEKYHTDPDAMGALGYDAARILVDAFKRAGSTDPAKLRDAIASTKDFAGVTGKITINAERNAEKPITILKIVDGKYHFAQRIGPGGETQTEFKADTPAPAAAAPAAAPAEPVKKK, from the coding sequence ATGAAAAGACTCTCGTTCCTTGCTGTCGCTCTTCTCTCAGGCGCAGCCCTGCTGTCATCTTGTAAGAAAGAAGGCGGCGCCGGTGGTGATAAGATCATCATCGGAGAATATGCGTCCATGACGGGCCAGACCGCAACGTTCGGCCAGTCCGTTCATAACGGCGCAGTGCTCGCCATTGACGAGCTTAACCAAAGCGGTGGCGTGCTCGGCAAACAGATCGAACTCCAGAGCGAGGACGATCAGTCCAAGACCGAGGACGCAACGGCAGCCGTACAGAAGCTCATCAACCGCAACAAGGTGATGGCCCTGCTCGGCGAGGTCGCATCCAGCCGCTCGAAGGCAGGCGGACCGATCGCGCAGGCGGCGAAGATCCCGATGATCTCGCCCGCTTCGACGAACGAAGACGTCACGAAGATCGGCGACTACATCTTCCGCGTTTGCTTCATCGACCCGTTCCAGGGTAACGCGCTGGCGAACTTCTCGATGAAGTCGCTCGGTGCGAAGCGTGCAGCAGTGCTCACCGACGTGAAGCAGGACTACTCGATGGGTCTTGCTACCTCGTTCCGCGAGACGTTCCGCAAGAACGGCGGCGACATCGTCAGCGAGCAGAGCTACTCGTCCGGCGATAAAGATTTCCGCGCAGCGCTCACTTCGATTCGCGCAACGAACCCCGATGTAATCTTCATCCCGGGTTACTATAGCGAAGTTTCGCTGATCGTCCGTCAGGCCCGCGAGCTTGGCATCAACGTTCCGCTGCTCGGCGGCGACGGCTGGGATTCGCCGGAGCTGACGAAGGGCGCAGAGAAGGAGTTCATGAACACATACTTCTCGAATCACTTCTCGACCGAAGATCCGGATCCGGCAGTGCAGAACTTCGTCAAGAAGTATCACGAGAAGTACCACACCGATCCCGATGCAATGGGCGCCCTCGGTTACGATGCAGCCCGCATCTTGGTCGATGCATTCAAGCGTGCAGGCTCGACCGACCCCGCAAAGCTTCGCGATGCCATCGCCTCGACGAAGGACTTCGCCGGTGTCACAGGAAAGATCACGATCAACGCCGAGCGCAACGCCGAGAAGCCGATCACGATCCTGAAGATCGTCGATGGCAAGTACCACTTCGCTCAGCGCATCGGCCCGGGCGGCGAAACCCAGACCGAGTTCAAAGCCGATACCCCGGCCCCCGCCGCGGCCGCACCTGCAGCAGCCCCCGCAGAGCCGGTGAAGAAGAAGTAA
- a CDS encoding DUF2283 domain-containing protein, which yields MKITYFPDTDTLNVEFTDGIVDDTKDLDEDTIAEYDANGKLVSMIIEHASKRVDLSSFSYSSGTAIAA from the coding sequence ATGAAGATCACCTACTTCCCGGATACCGATACACTGAACGTTGAGTTCACGGACGGTATCGTTGATGATACCAAAGACCTTGACGAGGATACGATTGCGGAGTATGATGCAAACGGCAAGCTTGTCTCGATGATCATTGAGCATGCATCAAAGCGTGTCGATCTGAGCTCGTTCAGCTATTCAAGTGGTACTGCTATCGCTGCGTAA
- a CDS encoding tetratricopeptide repeat protein, translated as MTNRTTFSVVLLLAVALLSTESCRPRASKSRVSKKQTTKPAPVATTPGGPSAAQVMSRADSVLAKVNAMSAPELDAATPQPEDYPQSPSAQAGYVPRPDLTAYSNYQAALGAYNAGDFDNAIAQLSQIIVGGNPPELVPNAYYWLGESFYSQGRFADAMQYFEYTTQVGPTYKREMALYKLARCNYAIGNTQAASMWFDRLRAEYPSTKYAKTLKKLGVQ; from the coding sequence ATGACCAACCGTACCACATTCTCCGTTGTGCTCCTGCTTGCGGTGGCGCTGCTCTCGACAGAGTCGTGCCGGCCGCGTGCGTCGAAAAGTCGTGTGTCGAAGAAGCAGACCACAAAGCCTGCGCCAGTCGCCACCACACCTGGCGGACCATCTGCCGCACAGGTCATGAGCCGCGCCGATAGCGTGCTCGCAAAGGTCAATGCGATGAGCGCGCCGGAGCTCGATGCCGCGACGCCGCAGCCCGAGGACTATCCGCAGTCGCCGAGCGCGCAAGCAGGCTATGTGCCGCGCCCTGACCTCACGGCATACTCCAACTATCAGGCTGCGCTCGGCGCATACAACGCCGGTGATTTCGACAACGCCATCGCACAACTTTCGCAGATCATTGTTGGTGGCAACCCGCCCGAGCTGGTGCCGAACGCATACTACTGGCTCGGGGAGTCGTTCTACAGTCAAGGGCGCTTTGCCGATGCGATGCAATACTTCGAGTACACGACGCAGGTCGGACCGACGTACAAGCGCGAGATGGCGCTCTACAAGCTTGCTCGCTGCAACTACGCCATCGGCAACACGCAAGCCGCGTCGATGTGGTTCGACCGCTTACGTGCCGAGTATCCGTCGACAAAATACGCGAAGACGTTAAAGAAGTTGGGCGTGCAATAA